The Planctomycetota bacterium genome includes the window TCAAGGAGCCCTTGGCGCCCCGGCTCTCTGAGGCGGATGAGCAGAATGCCGTGGTGGCGTCCCGGCGTGTAGCGGCGGGTGTCTGAGAAATCCAGGTCCTGCGTGACGAGCAACCGGCCGGACGCCTGCGCGGCTTTCCACACCTTGGCGTCCGCTTGTCCGGTCAGATCTTCCTGAGGGACTGTGTCTACGTCGTGACCGGCTTCGCCGAGTAAGCGCGCCAGCCGCCGAGGAATGTTTTCGTCCAGTTTGATTCTCATGGGATGTGCGGGGCGCTCGCCACCGGAAGGTCCTCTTCCGCAGAAGCGGCCGCGAAGGCGATGACCGCGCGGACGTCCTGTTCGGTCAGCGTGGGGAAATCCTCAAGGATTTCCTGGACGGACGCGCCTTCGGCCAGG containing:
- a CDS encoding DUF433 domain-containing protein, whose translation is MDYRQHIVRDAKVCGGDPVIKGTRVTVRTILASLAEGASVQEILEDFPTLTEQDVRAVIAFAAASAEEDLPVASAPHIP
- a CDS encoding DUF5615 family PIN-like protein — translated: MRIKLDENIPRRLARLLGEAGHDVDTVPQEDLTGQADAKVWKAAQASGRLLVTQDLDFSDTRRYTPGRHHGILLIRLREPGRQGLLERIESLFRTEDVNAWKGCFVVVTDRKTRVVRP